Below is a window of Oxyura jamaicensis isolate SHBP4307 breed ruddy duck chromosome 21, BPBGC_Ojam_1.0, whole genome shotgun sequence DNA.
ATATTCAAAACTAACCAATTATCTCTTCTAGACATCAAAGCATTTCTACTACAAGCATCAATGTGGTATCCCAGCTCCATGCAAATTCCGTACCCATTAACAGATATCTTTTCATCCAGTCAGTAATTGTGTTGATTAGCCTTTAGTTAGGATGTGAAGTCATAACAGCTGCATGAAAAGAGCAACTTTCATACTCCTGTCATAACCAAAGATGGAATCATGTAGCCCTGCCTTGTGTGGTTCCTACTGAAGCAACTACTGCTTGAGAGAATGCCAGGTATGGAGatttgcagaaacatttttcttctctgacaaTATTCTTATGAGCATAGATGGTTAAAAGAAGACAAGGAACAGAGCCTAGTCTTTTCCTAGTTACTTCACTTCAGTGGAGTGTAGGGTAGTACCATGCaacctagcatatttcttaatGCTTCATGCAACTTCCCCTACGTCCTACTGGGAGATTCCCCAGCTATTCTTCCGAGAGTATTCTCCATTATCAGCATATGCTATTCCACCGTGTCCTACTGCTTCAGATGGAAACCTACCTAAGTAAGATGAAATATCACTTTCACATAATTAAATGGACAGAAAGGAGCTGCCAAGAAACAAGAATGCTCAAGTGGAATCAAatcctgaaagacaaaaatcttgTATTGTTGAAGTCACTGCAAAGGGTGCTGTGAAAAGGAGCAGGTAAACCAAAAGGGGAACACTGTGTTTTCACTTGAACACCTTCATTTCTAAAGTGGTCTCATTTGTTTCATCCAGCACTATCTACTAAGCATAAATACCCATGATTCTGATTAAATTTGGTCTAAAGAAATGCAGTACAAAACCCAACAGAGTAACTACATACACTAAGCTGTatggactttttaaaaatcctgtctTGCAAATACTTTTGCACAATTATTGGTGCTTACTCATATTGTCTTCGCTGATTTCCTTGTCCTCAGTGAATGGAGACTTTTCTGCTCTTGACTTGTGAATTTGCTCCTGTGTTTGAACTGACTTCATAAGAAAGGCATGCCAGATGTCAGTTACCTACCAGGAagtaaatgaattatttcacttGTATGAACGCATGGCGTTTAGCAACTCGTTGTTCTATAAACAACGTGTCCTGCAATGCACGCCCCTGCCACAATACCCCAAGTGCTTGCTGGTTAGTGGGCCAGCTGCTGCCGAGCTGGCTCTTTCACACAGAGATCTGATGGCTCTTCTCCCGGTGGGAGCACAAGCTGGAATTTCATTGCTCTATCTATTAATTTTCATCAGACTCGAATAAATCTAACTAAATTGTTAACCAAAAGCTAATTTGGTGGATGTTTGTGAGGGGAGTGGAGGCAGATTGCATTATCTGACAAAGCCTCATTTACCACAGAAAATCAGGCTAAacaaattaaagattttttttttcttttcagttattaTGGTGGTTAGACAATcgttcacagaatcatagaatcacagaatggtttgggttggaagggaccttaagaaacatctagttccaccccctgccacgggcagggacacctcccaccagatcaggttgctcaaagccccgtCCAGCccggccttgaacacctccaagcATGGGGCATTCaaagcttctctgggcagcctgtgccagtgcctcaccaccctcataatgaagaatttcttcttgttccttcctttgctttgcaCGCTGACAAGCTTTTATCACCGCGACTTTTTACTGGTACTCTGCTTAAATTTTACATTGCTGGTTAACATTCCGTTGCTGCTCTGCCACCCTTCCCTCGCTATGGAAACTCTGGCCACCATCTCAAAGACATCTGGGTATGTCTTTAACCTTTTGTGGTGgtaaagctatttttaacaaGGTTCGGCTGCCAAAACTGAAGacttcttatatatatatataaatatatatatatatttgtatatacatatatttaccaCATATAGAATTTATTCTGGTTTAACTCAGGGAAATATATACGTATGAAAACAGTTTCTGAGATTGATGCTAAAATGCTGATATGGTGACCATCATATTAAAGGCagtcagaaacaggaaaacattggAAAGTgcacagaataataataataataaactaattGAGAAACAGATACAGGATGAGTATTGGTTTTACTAACCTCAGCATACAGCGAGCCTGCTACGTCCATTTTGTTTTGGCGAAAGAAAACATTAGCCATGTGGAAACACCCTACAGAGGTCTCAATAGATTTTAGCCCAAATGTAGAACTAGCAAGGTAAAtctgaaaacaatatttaaaaaataattatgcagaAATTTAGCATTCATATCTACCCTGGGAAATTTTTCACTATAAATTAGTAATACTGCAAGCATTCTGTCTTTCTATAACTATAGCATTAGTTACACCTCATTATAACTATAAACTATGTTACTACAAAAcctgtattttgtgttttatacaAATGACTGCAACACCCCCAAATCCTTCTAGTTGGGGCAGATGATTCCTTATCATGGCGTGTACCCTGCTGAAGCGTGGAACGGGTTTCCCACACCTCTTACTGTGCAACTCATGTCTCTCCTCTTCAGACGAACAActtgttgctgcttttcagctctCCAGTCATGCCCCAGGAGGCTGTTTCTCCCCCAAAGCCCCAGCCAAAGTGAGGGGAGGGAAGTGGGAAGGCAACAGTACATTGCAGTAGTACATTCCAGCTATTCTGAGCTGGCGTGTGACTCTCAGCAGTTCTCAGACACGCAGCCAGAATTCAAGCAGGTCTTGGGCTGCTCTAATGTAGGGCAGCAACTCactaatagtaaaaaaaaaaacaacaactattACTTTACTCCTTTTGGGCACCAGATCCAGGGAACCTAAAAATACAGTGGCATAGCAGGGAATCTCTCCCAGAAGGTTTACAAACGGAACAAAGACAGGGTTGTATTTGTTACGATGGAAAGTGTCTAATTCTCCTCCACTTTATGTCATCGTTTACACCCACACAAAGCTGTTGTAAAAAGCTGCTATCAAATTCAACAGTAGTGGGTATACATCACTCTGCACTGGATAAATTTAGGCTATATGGGACATAAATAGGAAGTCATGGAGACCATCTGCCTTTGGGGGATTAAATAACAGGGAAAGCATCCCAAAGAACACTGCTGGCAATAACGACTTCAAATTTTACAAACTGCTCTCATGGCTAAAAAGTTTGAATTGGGGAAAATGTTATTGAACCAGACATTTAAATAGTTAAGTAATGCATTCATTAAATAATGGATGATGGAGAATTGCCATCTAACAggaaattattaaggaaaatgaCAGCCAAAATATAAAGTAACCTATCTGTTGAATAAAAGGCAACTATACCAATTTGTAGTAGGAATGCCTGTTCATCTCAGGACCATAACAAAACCGATAGATAAATTTATAAGCAGACCGAGTAAAACCAAGTTATGTATCACTCAAGAGAATAATGGTAAATGGTAAAACACAACTTTAGCTAGCACACGGATACACAGGTGTCTTAGACTGCACAGGTCAAGTGTTGCTAACAAGTACTCTTCTGGTACTTAAGATCAATCCCAAAAAACTGTCTGCTGAGGTTTTCCATAGGATCTGGAAAAGctagggaaggaaggaaaattgaaGCGTTGCTGTATTTTAATTGGCTTACGTCATTTGCCAGGTGATATAAAGCCTGTTCAAGGtttccttcagcagcacagagaagccCCAGACTGCGATGTAATCTATGCTGAACTGCAGCGCTGCAGTCTGGAGTTCTGAGGACAATCCACTGAGCTTGGGAGAGATACTTAGATGCCTGCAGATGATGGCCAACAcctgaaattacaaaaataaaaaaagcaggatAAAGATAATTTCGCATTTAGAAATGCAGAGGATACTGCCAGCTATCCCTTTGCTGTAGCTCGACATGAAGACCTAGTTTGTGCATTCCCCTCTTCGGCGTGCTCCTCAGTCAGGCAGGTGTTCAGAAGCTAACCTGCAGGCAGGCTAGAGCCAGGAGAGAAACCAGAAACTGTGTATTGCATTCAGTACCTCTGAAAGACGTGTACAAAACAGGCTAGCTCCAGGCAGCCACTAACAACTAGTGTATTATCACACTAGAATTactgatgtgattttttcccTTAGCTCACCACCCCATTTTACAACAATCCTTGAGATTGCTCAGTTTTGCCAGTAGAGTACTGTGGATACTCCTATAACAGCAATGGTAATGGTAACTGGTATAACAGCAATGGTAATGGTAACTATAACAGTAACTGTAATGGTAACAGTAATTGTAGAAttattcaggttggaaaagacctctaagatcatctagtccaacctttaattttaaaagtttaaatttaatttctcagtCCTTTATGTTTGCAGCTGAGGAGACCAGTTCTCTGCACAGAGGGTCCTAACTCGACATTTTTTATAAAGCACACAATGAGAAAAAGCTCTGCTTCAGGTGGAGCTCACTTCTGCGAATGAACTGAGGTGTTCCTCTGATGCAATGGCCTCAGAAATGTGCTGGTTCCCGGAGAAAACAGCCCAACCAACCACCCTTGGGAATTTAATGCTTTTGAGAGTTCTGTGAAGCCACAGAGGTAAACAATAGAATTTTATACTGGTTCTCATGTGGGAATTGGTAGAGAcggagaaaacatttcatttgctttcattgaTCTCTCACCACAGATGAGTGATTCTTTTCCCCAGACTCATGCAGAAAATGGAGGAGTAACTTCTCAAATCTCTCTGGAATGCCCTTGAGGCAGGGCAGAGTAGAGACATGGCACCAtgctgaaatgcagagctgGTCCTTCCCTGATAAATGGTACAAGGAATCCGGAAACCTGATCCAAGGGAGATCTTGCCCTTGCCAAAGTTACTATTTAGACCAGTGCTTACCAACGCAGGCCTCAGCCAAGAGGAGATAAGCAGGCACCAATTGCACAGAACTTGAGCCATACACTTCAGTGCTGAAACGCAATGCATGCAAGGCTGCAGGCATTGCTTTTTCGTGCTTTCCATCCAAAAGAAACTTCTGCGCTGTGCTGTATGTAAGATCAATTAtgtatttctgcaggaaaaaataatagtggGACAGAGTGAGCAAAGGATAAGGAGAAAGAATATGCACAGTCTCTTTTTATGTCCAAGTTTGCCAACTGTTAACAGCGATTGTaattttttctgtgtctgtaaTTAATAGATGGAAATTAAAGCTGTCATATTAGAGCCTGGATTCCATCGCTACTTCTAGTAAGAACAGCTTTGGGCACCCTCTTAGGTCAGGTGGTGTCTTATGAGACAAAGAATCTGTGAGgcctatgaagaaagactaaCAAGGTTGTAGCAATAAAAGCtgtgaagcacagaaaatgatCATCACAAGACCACAGAAAAGATTAGACAAATGGGTTACGGCAGGATTTTGCTGACAATAATAACGGTGGCTCATAGCAGGCAGCAGAGCGTATGGTTTACCAAGCTGGTGCCAGCatggcacagctccagctgcaggagacGCTGTCTGGAGGTAAGGAGAGAGTTTGCTGCATGGTGCTGCAGCACACTGCCCCGCAGCTCTGAGTAAGGTCGGGGCGGGACGGCAGTGTACCTGCATGCATCCTGGAGGTCGACAGCTCCCCCTCACCCTCTCCTGGGCAGTTCTGGGCCCTGAAGGCCTGTTAGTTTGGGTGCAGAGTCTGGAAAGCTGGTCAAAGTCAGAAAACCCTAGTGCATTGAATTATACTCCTGTGTCTCCATCGCCCAAGCTTGGCGGTTAAGCAGCTTTGCAGGAATTCGGTTTGCTGTCAGAAACCATAATTTTTCTCATAGGTATAGTTGCTTCCTAGCAGTCCACACTACATTTGGTCTTTTTACCCTTTGCAGCACCTGATCTGTTCATCAGCTCCCAAAATGTATCTCCATTTGAATGCCTGTTCTTTGCCAAGTACTCTCCAGCAACTGTAGAAGCTGTGCCCTTACAACATGCTAAAGGTTGCCAACAAAAAAGAGCCAGGATACTTATCTATTTATCTTAGCTTTCATCATAATTGTTGCCAACTCCTGGCACTTCTGTGTTGGCTTTTCACACAAGTGGTGCAGAGGGAAGGCTGCCTGCAAAGAAACCTCATTGCTGGtgtgcccagcagtgctgccatgGTAAGGCAGCAAGGCATTCTTCTCTTGCTAGGAGGCACGAGCAGGCCTGTGCAGCGAGCACCCACAGCGTTTTACCTCTTTGCAGGCTCTGCTTTGTTGCCTGgttttccagctgcagctgagcagagggcagaaaaagcaaattccaGTGCTTTTAGAGGACAGGTTAGGGCTTTGGCATTTTACTGAACTTTAAGTGCTCAGTCATGCCATGGGTGAAAGAATGGCTCAGGGACAGGGAACCACAAGGACAGTGTGTGAGGGAGTCCTGGAGATCACAGCTGAGATAAAGGGACTGTGGTTTCCAGATAAATGAGAGCCTTGAAAAACCCTCCTGCAACAATTAGATCCAAGAGCGTGCAAACACAACCATCACCCCCCTCTCTAGCCCCTGAGCTATCAGCATATATAGAGTGAAAAAGAcgtagaatcatggaatggtttaggttggaagggaccttaaagatcatctaattacaccccctgccatgggcagggacacctcccaccagactaggctgctccaagccccatccagcctggccttgggcactgccagggatggggcagccacagctcctctgggcactCTAGGCCAGTGCCTCACAGCCCTCTGAAGAATCTTCTCCTTACCTCTAATCTacatctaccctcttttagtttaaagccttaactccttgtcctatcactacaacCCCCTGACagtcccccccccagcttcgCCATAGACTCCCTTTACgcactggaaggccgctgtaaggtctcagcctggggaagaggcagctctgaggagaccccacagcagccttccaatacctaatgggggcctgcaggaaagctggggagggactctttgtcagggagtgcatATGCACAAAACACAAACTGAGTTGGGGGATCAGGTGCTGAGCTGAAAGTCAGCACATGGTGAGGGCAAGAAGCaatgaaaagctgctgtttaTCAGACTGCCTTTTCTGTCCTTGCCACTTGTTCTCTGTTACGACCAACGCTGGCTTTGATGATCAGATTGTCAtctggggaggtgctggagatCTGCATCATTCTTTTTTTACTCCTTGTCAATAGGATCATCACCATCAGGTAAGTTATCTTAAAACATTGGCAGTGAGGACAAGCTAATGGTTAGACTCTTGCACAGTTCCCAGGAGGAGAAAGGGCAGGAGACAGGAGAAGCCCTGCAGTGCTGAATATCTAAGGCAGCACAGTTGCAAACCTAGGGGGCATCATTAGTTTTGGCCCTCCACGCACTGTGTTGCTCATAGCCCCACTCCTTCCCAGAGACCTGCACGCTATGGGCTCTTTTCATGTGTGTTGCAATTACAGAGATTTCTCTGAAGGTGCCCCCACACAGTTTTTCCCCCAGTTAGGGTTTGAGGAGGCTGAGgaccccagctctgccccaggggGGAGCAAGGGGCTGGGCGCACACCTGGGGTTCTGTGCCACATTCATTTCCTCACTCAAAGGCACCCATAAAGATGGCATGCttgaagaaaacacaatttaaagAGGAAGTCAGGCTTCCAGTCACTTTGAACGTGGGTCCTTGGAGTTAAAACCCACAATCAGTAGGGCTAGCATGGGTGCTGGAGGACTGCTGTAGCTGGCTGCGGTGCGAATCTTTTCCCATACCCAGAGGCTGGGGTAAACTGACAGCACAAAGGCAGGTGAGGCTATTTTACAAACAGAAACTTGGAGTTTTGTCAGTTTGGAGGTACTGTCTGTAGGCACCCCCACGGCTATGTTGACAAAAGCAGATTTCTATCAACAAAGTTTTGGAGTACGTATGAGGTATGAAACTCATAACCTCCTGGCTCTCAGCTTAATGCACCACCTTCCCTTAGGCCAAAGGGCATTTTGATGTGCACAGGCTTTCCTGTGTCCTCACAGAGGctcaagctgtgttttttttttcaaataaacacagTGCAGGAGTTTGTGAAGTACAAGAGAAatgttcaaaaaataataaacctaTGTGCTGGCTTTCAGCAGAATAGTTTCTCTCTGATTGTGAGGACACTACATAGCTCTTCCCTTAGCTCCAAAGGCCATCTTTAGAGCATTTTTTATTAGCTCtattaataggaaaataatgaagtcaGCAAGACGGAGCATTAAATACTCTCACTGTCTCCATATTGCTTTTCTGATGCTTGTCAGTCAACCTAGGCCAACCCTTGTTTAGCAGTTTCCCTATACCTTGCTGTACATAAAAGCAGACCTTGTTTGTAGGCTAGGAGCTGCAGTCTTGATGTGTGAGAAAGCAAGTACCAAACAAGatgtttctgcttcttcacTCCTTTCATAGGAGACAAGGCGTACCTTCATATAACATTCCgagaatgtgttttatttaaatagtttgGAGACAAAGGTCAAGGAACAAATGCAATTACAGTTGTTAAAAATCCTATAAATATCTTcactcagaaaaacaatttgagTCTGCAGTCTGTAGCTTTTCCTACAAAGCCAATCCAAGCCTCGGCTCAAGCAGCACTTTTGGCGTCACTGCGTGCTAACCTAGGTGTGCACTCCAATCAAGAGGAGGGATTCTCCCTTTGCATACTCCTCTACCAGCCCTATGTTCCGGGTGCTTTCACTGgaaactaataaaaacaaatgactaGCTTCCAGCTCAAGTATTTCCCTGATTCGGTGGTCATGTGAACTGTTGTAATGTACACAGCATAACCTTAGTTGCTATAAAATCAATGATGTAATGACCGATGCTTTCAATGTCAATGTTCAATACGTAGGTAAAGTTTTCtggaaaagcttaaaaaagTAGGATTGCCTGGTTTGCCCCAACCccatgcttttgcatttttcttgagGCAGACCCTGTGTTATAGAAATACACAGAGAAATTGAAAGACAATTGTGCAACTTAAGGGCTTGTTTGGGTCTGGAGTGAAGCCTGTTCTTCTGATATTAAGGATGTCTTTCCCATCTCCAGACAGTGGGATTATAATCCATCCAACATGTTTAAATCCATAACCTTTTTTATATCGTCACTACCACCCTCTTGGCTTCTAGGACATACTGTTACAACACACTTTCTTCGGTCAACATTCTGATTTGTGATTTTCCATCAGAtggcattttcaaaaacaaaccgGGTTGTCAGTGCCGAATTCCTACAAATCTTAAAGGAATCTGTTGCCTGAAGCTTTCACAAGCGTTTACCAAGCAGGACTTTTGTCCACCAAGGTTCCAgccttttcaaacattttttcttctgtatgctCCCAATAAAGGTAttgacagcagcagtgagccACTTGCACCAAAGTACTAGCATCTGGCCCAGAAACAATCTTAAAAGCAATACAGGGCGTAAAATCCAGAAGATTAACAATGTTAAACGATGTTAATCTTCTCAGTGGCAACATTTGATTGTTACCATTTCACTTTCAGTTGTTCTGttgtcctgctgctctgtgattTGGAGTTATGTAACGACAGaaggataatttattttttatgggaAAGATCATTCCAAATGGCAGATGTATTTGggtgggttatttttttctatcaacaTTGTGGAAAGGTAGATGCTGCACCCCATAAACAAAAAAGAGTTCAAAACCTCTCCAGCTGGAAAGGAGCTGCACATCTGCAACTCCTAAGAGGCCAACAAAGCAGAGATAAAAGACCATAATTAGTGGGAAGGAGCATTTAAAGTTGGCCAGGTAAACAAAGGGAGATGACTTTATTTCTTTACACCCTGCTCGGAGAAAGGGGAATCCCTCTCATCACTGAAGGACGAGTACACCCTGTAAGAACCAAAACTGGATCCCCGGCTCACTGGGGAGGTGTACGAACTACTGATTGCCCTTGCAAGGCAGGAGATGCAGGATTACTGCTGCCAGGCCAGCAAAATGAAGAAGCTCAGGACTAGGAATAAAGACTGCTAAAAAGGCAGGAGGCTTGTAGAATTGGAAAGAGGAGACTCCCACTCCTTTTATTAGGAACTTTTAATTGCAAACTCCACtcgtttatttttttatgatactGATTAACCAACTGCATGCCCTCCCAACACAACACACATCAATATATGGGAAGAAGAGAACTTATTAAACTTTGCTGGCAGCACTTTGAAGTGGTATCCCTTCTTTCTTGTACATNN
It encodes the following:
- the ZMYND12 gene encoding zinc finger MYND domain-containing protein 12 — translated: MLYEETVHILSPYPLLTLSHYYFFLQKYIIDLTYSTAQKFLLDGKHEKAMPAALHALRFSTEVYGSSSVQLVPAYLLLAEACVGVGHHLQASKYLSQAQWIVLRTPDCSAAVQHRLHRSLGLLCAAEGNLEQALYHLANDIYLASSTFGLKSIETSVGCFHMANVFFRQNKMDVAGSLYAEVTDIWHAFLMKSVQTQEQIHKSRAEKSPFTEDKEISEDNMTEAQQAEAIQVLNAVLDTREQALKQQPGETAKVLHALAMLYYLIMDLSKAYEMGTKAFDLLKQLPQQESLEAIGHLLKLITSNPFYTK